The DNA region AAATTTAAAACCTAAAATATGCTGCTAACGCCCAGAAAAATAAACGCTTTCAATATGCTTAAACTGCCGTCGGCCTATTTGTGCGGCATTAGGGCCAAACAGATTGATAGCGAAAAATGTGTGGTAACCGTAAAGCATAGGTGGATTAACCAGAATCCATTTAAATCGATGTTTTGGGCGGTACAAGGCATGGCGGCAGAACTGGCAACAGGTGCTTTGGTATTGGCTAAAATTCAGGAATCGGGTAAAAAAGTGTCCATGTTGGTTACCTCAAACAAAGCTGTTTTTACTAAAAAGGCCACCGGAAAAATCACCTTTACCTGCAACGACGGAAACCTAATTGACGATGCCCTAAAAAAAGCCATTAAAACGGGAGAGGGGCAAACCTTTTGGATGACATCGGTCGGGGTGAATGAAGAAGGTGTTGAAGTGTCGACCTTTAATTTCGAGTGGAGTATTAAGGTGAGGCAGTAAAC from Tamlana crocina includes:
- a CDS encoding DUF4442 domain-containing protein; translated protein: MLLTPRKINAFNMLKLPSAYLCGIRAKQIDSEKCVVTVKHRWINQNPFKSMFWAVQGMAAELATGALVLAKIQESGKKVSMLVTSNKAVFTKKATGKITFTCNDGNLIDDALKKAIKTGEGQTFWMTSVGVNEEGVEVSTFNFEWSIKVRQ